The sequence GTTAACGACAGTGCTTGTGACCACGCCTGCCTGTACTTTTCTGTGCTAACGCTGCATGGACTTTTAATATACTACATCCAGTCCTCACCACAGCCCTTTGAGGGAGGAACTTTGATCCCCATTTCAGACAGgactctgaggctcagagagggcaggCCCCTTGCCAAAGGGCACACAGCAGAGCCAGGGACTCAAACCCTGAATACGGTGATAGGAATTTCCGTGCTTTGACTGTGGCCTGGGTTTCCAGATTAGGGCTTCCATGGCTGCCCCACTTCAAGTGACCGTGGGTGGGCTCCTTcccatctctgtgcctcagcttgcTGGTTTGTAAATTGGGGGCCGTCTTGGAAGACCCTGCTACTCTGATTCTGGCTCCTGCAGCCTCAGGCAGGAaaccatttcctcctcctcctcctctctcggCTCAGAGGTCGTGGAAGGTGATGGAGGCTGGCGCCCCCGCAGACCTGCAAAGGCCAACAGGGTCCAGTTACTTGcgtggcggggggaggggggcggaTAATGTCTGGGGGTCCTGATGGATGGACTGTGTGCTCCTGCCAGCGGGCGAAGGAGCACGCTGAGAATTCTGTTCCCCAGATCTCATTAAGCCCCGAGACTTAAATAACTGCTGACTGGTtccctggggaggctgaggggacaGCTTCTGCCCTGGGTAGTCGGGGGGTCACAGGGCAGCACCCCAACGTGGAAGAAAACGGCTCCTTTTCCATGTCCAGGTGGGAGCAGATGAACCCTGGCTTTGGGTCACCCCCATCAAAAGTAACAGAGGGCCCAGCCTGGGGTTCGGGCTCCCGGCCCCTCGCTGCAGGCCAGAGGTGGAGGGGGGTGCTGTCGGGCACTCTGGTCTTAGGCCCCTCCGCCCCCTGCCACCTTCTGCCAGCTCTGTAGAAGGTAGTGCTTAATTACCCAGTCACTCTATCCCTGCTTGGCCAGGCAGTTAAGCCCAAACATCTGGCCCCAGGGCCCACGGCCAGAATGGGTGGCCAGCCCCCGCCCACTGCTGGCCCTGGCTCCGGACACCTCCCACGGGACAGCTGAGCTCGATCCTCTGCCTGCCAGCTTGCAATGAGCCCAAAACAGTAGCTGCATAGGCCCAGCAAGCTCAGTTGACACAGAGAAAAACATATGATGAAATTCAACAGCCATTATGGTacatgctacacacacacacacacacacacacacacacacagagacaaagacacagagaaaaacataTGATGAAATTCAACAGCCATTATGGTacatgctacacacacacacacacacacacacaacaaagctGGAGCAGAGAGGACTTCCTTCATGAGATAAGGGGTATGAAGGAAGACACATATCTTTGATTTTCCCTGGGCATTGGACATGGTCTCCTATGAGCGCTGACACAGGAGGGACCGAAGAACGCAGCAGGTAAGCGGTTTGCGTGAGTGAGAGCTGGGTCCGATGCTGGATCCGTACTCTAAAGTCATCTTCTCATATTCCTGGCACCTCAATATGTGACCCACAGGCCTGCAGCATTGGCCTCACGTGGAAGCTGTTTATAAACCCGGGATCTCATGCTCTGCCCAGAGCCACCAAAGCAAATTCtgcctttttttaactttttttttttttttttttttttgagacaaagtcttgctctgttgcccaggctggagtgcagtggcgtgatctcagctcactacaacctcctcctcccaggttcaagcaattttcctgcctcagcctccccagtgggtgggattacaggcgcccaccaccatgcccagctaatttttgtatttttaatagaggcaggtttcaccatgttgaccaggctgatcttgaactcctgacctcaggagttcctgatccacccaccttgacctcccaaagtactgggattacaggtgtgagccaccacacctggcattttttttttttttttttttgagacagggtctcgctctgttgcctagcctggagtgcagtggtataatcaccgctgactgcaggcttgacctcctgggctcaagcgattctcccacctcagcctcctgagtagctgggactacagatgcacactaccacacccggctaatttttgtaattttgtagatatgaggtttcaccatgttggctaggctggtctcaaactcccaacctcaggtgatctgcccgcctcggcttcccaaggtcttgggattacaggcgtgagccgctgcccCAGCCCATACGGTAGACTATTCAGTGTACAGTAGCTTCATGTCTAAAAAAGTATTTAAtctgggcatggcggtgtgcgcctgtaatcccaggagggaggctgaggcaggagaattgcttgaacccgggaggcgaaggttgcagtgagccaagctgatgccattgcactccagcctgtgtgacagggcgagactctatctgaaaaagaaaaaaaaagtatttaattacatactttaattaaaaatattttattgctaaacaTGCTAATGACCGCCTGAGTCTTTggcaagtcataatctttttgctggtggaggatcTTGCCTTGATGTTGGTGGCTGCTGACTGATGAGGGTGATGGTTACTGGAGCCTGgggtggcaatttcttaaaataagacaataatgaagtttgctgcatcaactgactctttctttcatgaaagatttctctgtagcatgcggTGCTATTTGATAATATTTACTCCACAgtaaaaatttctttcaaaattggagtcaggccgggcatagtggctcacacctataatcccagcactttgggaggctgaggcaggaggattacttgagcccaggagtttgagaccaacgtgggcaacacagcaagaccctgtctgtaggaagaaattaaaaattagctggccaggcacggtggctcacgcctgtaatcccagcactttgggaggccgagacgggtggatcacaaggtcaggagatcgagaccatcctggttaacgcgatgaaaccctgtttctactaaaaatacaacaaaattagtcaggtgtggtggcgggtgtctgtagtcccagctactcgggaggctgaggcagaaaaatggtgtgaacccgggaggcggagcttgcagtgagccgagattgcgccactgcactccagcctgggcgacggagtgagactccatctcaaaaacaaacaaacaaacaaacaattagccaggtgtggtggagtgcacctatagtcccagctacctgggaagctgagatggaaggaGCACTtagcccgggagatggaggctgcagtgagctatgattgtgccactgtgctccagccgggacaacagagcaagaccctgactctaaaaaagaaaaaaaaaattggagttaATCTTCTCCAACCCAGCCTCTACTTTATCAAGTAAGTTTATTAACATTCTAAATCCTTTATTGTCGTTTAAACAACGTTCgcagcatcttcaccagaagtactttccatctcaagaaactgctttttttggtgctcattcataagaagcacTCCTTGTCTGTTCAAGTGTTATCATGAGATGGCAGGAATTTAATTCCATCTTCAGGGTCcgcttctaattctagttttgttgctatttccaccacatccgAAGTGACTtcccactgaagtcttgaacctctcaaagtcatccataatggttggaatcaacttcttccaaactcctgttaatgttgacattttgactTCCTTTTCTGAGTCACGAATGTCCTTCACGatgacatctagaatggtgaatcctttccaggaggttttcaattgactttgcccagatccatcagaggaatcactatgtaTGGCacctatagccttacaaaatgtatttcttaaataatgataCTGAAAAGCAAAATCactaaggccaggtgcagtggctcacgcctgtaatatcagcactttgggaggccgaggcaagaggatcacttgacatcaggagttcaagaccagcctggccaacatggtgaaaccctgtctttactaaaaatgcaaaaattagctgggcgtggtgttgggcacctgtagtcccaggtacttgggaggctgaagcaggagaatcacttgaactcgggaggcggagggtgaagtgagccaagattgcaccactgcactccagcctgggtgacaaaaacaaaattctgtctcaaaaacaaaaaacaaaacaaaacaaaaacaaagaaagaaaagaaaaaaagataatacacactttcaataaactagttgcccaggctagtctcaaactcctggcctcaagccatcttcctgcctcagcctcccaaggtgctgggattcgaggcgtaagccaccgtgcccagcccatgcttttatattctattttttttttgtttgtttgtttgagatggagtctcagtctgtcgcccaggctggagtgcagtggagcgatcttggctcactgcaacctctgcctcctgggttcatgccattctcctgcctcagcctcccaagtagctacaggtgcccaccaccacgcctggctaattttttgtaattttttttttttaagtagagacggggtttctccatgttagccagggtggtctcaatctcctgaccttgtgatccgaccgcctcggcctcccaaagtgctgggattcgaggcatgtgccaccgcgcccggccatgcttttatattctttcacacacatgcatgcttTCTCATACAGTGTTTCGGTCTCTCTCACGCACACTAATCTCACAATCTCACACTCATCCTCAGTCACACCTACACCCATACTCTGAAACGTTTATGTTCACCCCCACACATACAGCTCCCTCAcgctcacacactcacacccgcacacacaccctcacccccATGCCCCCAAGCCCCTTCTCCCTCTGAGCGGCAGGACATCCCTGGAGGTTAACAGCAGGGACCATGCGCGGGAGACCAGCTGGGTTCCACTCCGGGCCTTGGCCCCCCCGGCCTGGTATGTGGGCATGGCAGGAACCTGGCTGCCCCGTGGGGTGAGCCCAGGGACCCCCGCCACCATCTTGGGGACAGGTCGGGGAGCAGATGTGGCCTCCGAGATCCCTGGTTGGGGTGCAGCCTAAGGTCAGCACCAAGCATTAATTAGTGTCGTCCCTGCCTGCCTGTCAGTGTCAGGCCCTTTCTGGGAAGTTTATGTCCCTCCCCTGCGCTTTGCCGGTGACAAGCTGGTCATTATCGCCTTCCAGATAATCCTCAGCTGCCGCCAACAATCAGCACCCCGTCCCCCGCTGCCCCCTGCCCAGTCTCCACTCCCACCCAGCATGCCGCATCCCAGCCACCTCCGGCTTTTTGGGACACATTGTTGGCCTAACAGCTCAGGTTATTTCACATTCACAGATAAAGGGGCAGGAGGTCTTGAAAtattccacccccaccccccaccccccactcccgTTGTTGACACCTGTCTTCTCTCCTATGATCCCTACTCCAGGAAGCTCACCCGGATTGTCCAGGTCAGAGGCCCAGGGCTATGGCTCGAACCTGGATTCAAAGGCTCCTTGGGGTCACTCCACAGGAGAACACCTGCTGTCAGTCCTGCTCCAGGCAACACCTCCGTGGCCACAGCAGGGGCCCTGCGGGGTATGCAGGGGCCAGGGAGTGCGTGACACACGATCCAGCTCCGAGTTGTAGCCTCGCTCCGGGcctgaggccaaggagggtgcCGAGAGGAAGACTGAGTGTTTGCAAACAGGGCAGCTGCCAAGCAGGGGCcggggagagaggaggaaggtgcGAAGGAGAGAGGGCCCAGGCAGCGCCCGCCCGCGGCGCCTGTGTGACCTTCTCACCCTGGCTACACATTGACAGGCATGTGCGCGCACACACGGATCCGATGTCCACACATTGCGAGTCACATTCACCCCACATACACACAAGTACGTCAGCACACACAAGCTCGGATGCTCATGGACACACAACAGGCACAAAGCCGTATTATCATTCACGCGCAGTGAGACACAACCCCATCCTCCCTCCTTTACATGTGTATGcactcacacacgtgcacacactcatgctcacacatgcacacttacacTGGCGTACACATACTCATGCTCACACAACACACTtgcacacgtgcgcacacacacacgtacacatgctCACCCATGACATTCACACTTGCACACATGCGCACActcatacatgtgcacacatacactcgTGGAGACACATGCACTCAGTGGCACACACATACTCATGCTCACACATGACAGTCACActtgcacacgtgcacacatacatgtacacacgcacacatgcacacacacactcgtggtgacacatgcacactcacactgGTGCACAGATACTCGTGCTCACACATGACCGTCACACTTGTACACATGTGCACACTTGtactcacacatgcacatgcatacaccacacacactttgcacacatgtgcacacttgcactcatatatgcacacacactcagtcacacacatgcacacactcatgcacacaggATATTCACacttgcacacatgcacacactcacgcacactcacttgcacacacgtgcacacacggacacatgcacactcacactgGTGCACACATACTCATGGTCCCATGACATTCACACTTGCACGCATGTGCACGCTCacatatgcgcacacacactctcccactcatgcactctcacacactcttacacacacacactctctcacacacacacacacactcacactcacacttaTCCACACATGCATATAGAGTTCCTTGATGGAAGCTTTGAGGACCGTATTTTTCATTCCATTGTTAGCACACACACTTTGGTAAAGGAAAGGGATTCTTAGAAGCAAGTGGCTCACTCCCTCCTGCCCACAGCTCTGCCGCCAGGACACCCTAGAGGACAGCGGGGAGGCTGCCGCCAGGACACCCTAGAGGACAGCGGGGAGGCTGCCGCCAGGACACCCTAGAGGACAGCGGGGAGGCTGCCGCCAGGACACCCTACAGGACAGCGGGGAGGCTGCCGCCAGGACACCCTAGAGGACAGCGGGGAGGCTGCCGCCAGGACACCCTAGAGGACAGCGGGGAGGCTGCCGCCAGGACACCCTAGAGGACAGCGGGGAGGCTGCCGCCAGGACACCCTACAGGACAGCGGGGAGGCTGCCGCCAGGACACCCTAGAGGACAGCGGGGAGGCTGCCGCCAGGACACCCTAGAGGACAGCGGGGAGGCTCAGGCAGCACCATGAGCTCAGGCGGCTCATCCTCGCCCCtccgtctgtctctctctctcttcctctctgtctttttctctctgtctgcatctctctctctctctctctgtgtttgtctctctccatctctctgtttctctctctccccgtttctctttctacctctgtatgtgtctgtgtctctctgtttcgctgacactctctctctctcttcctccacctgtttctttttctgggtGTCTGTTTCTCTATCTGcatctctccttctttttctctcccccatctctctgtttctctgtgtgtgtgtctctgtctctctccatctctccctgctctctgtttctctgtctctgtctctccacctCTGCACCTCCCGCCCCCCTCCACACGCCCTCTGATGCAAACTCCCCTTCTTGTTCCCGAGCAGACAGACTCGCAGCAGCACTGGGATCTGAGTGCCAGACGCAGTTTATTTGCAGGGCGGCTGGGGCGAGAGAAGGCAAAACACATCACAGAGAGGGTGGTGCTGCATGGGAGGGAGACCTGGccggagagaaggagagaggacgACAGGAGGACAGGGACGGAGGGGAGGCCGTGCCACACCGGACGGGTTCATTTATTTAACAGACGTTTCCTGACCCCTGCTGCAGGCCATGGCTGGGTACATGAGTCCGTCAGCAAATGGGAGGTTGCAAAGACCTCCAACGCCAGGAGCTCACAAAATAACCACAAAAAGTAAGGCATACAGTTAGAAGAAGACCCGTGTTCTAGAGAAATAATAGAGTGGGGGGATGAGGAGGCAGACAGTAAGCATTTAGGATGCAcagctgtaaccccagcactgtgggaggccgaggtgggagactcacttgaggccaggagtttgagactagcctgagctaGCAGGACTCGCCCcccaccatctctaaaaaaatttaaaaaattagccgagcatggtggcacatgcctgtagtcccagctactcaggaggctgaggcaggaggattgtttgaggccgggagttgagacccacctgggcaacatagcaagatccgtccatctcttaaaaaaagttaaaaattagccttgagtggtggcacatgcctgtagtctcaaactactcaggaggctgaggcaggaggattgtttgagctgtAGATTTCCAGagggcagtgagcagagatcgcaccaccgcactccagcctgggagacagagggagaccctgtctcaaaacaaaatgaaaacgcAGTGGTGAGGGGATGAGCCTAAAGTGTCCCCAGCAAACAGCGAGTGCAGAGGCCCTGAGGAAGGTGGCGGCAGGTACCGAGAGACGCGCGGAGGTCTGAGACCCTGGGTAAGGTGGTGGCAGGTATGGAGGGACATGCAGAGGTCTGAGGCCCCCATGGACCCAGGGAGGCATACAGCctgcagagaggagagaggaggaggacgCAGAGGGGAGCCCCAAGCCCCATGGATGAAAACACACAGAGGAGAAACCAAAAGCCGTTGGCCTTGGAGGCCTCGATGGCGCAGCGTCCCTTTCTGCATGCCCCGGGGCCTCCTCACTGCCCAGCCTCCTCTTCCACCCCTCCCACTTCTTCAGCCTCACCCTCCCGCTGCCTCCAGGGGCGCCCCAGGTGCTCCCTGATGGAGCTCACAGCGCTCCTCCTTCGGGGGTGAGGGTCCAGCAGCCCCCACAGAAGCGCGTCGGCCGCGGGGGCCAGGCCGAACCAGGGCTGAGGACGGTCCTGGGGCTGGCCCGACGCCTGCCAGATGAGGAAGTCCTCGTAGAAGGGGTCGGCCTCGGCCAGGGGCTGGTCCCAGGGGAAGTAGCCCGTGAGCAGGCAGAAGACCAGGACGCCCAGCGCCCAGGCGTCCAGGGCGGGCTGAATGGGCAGGCCCtcggggaggggcgggggcgcGCAGAGCTCGGGGGCCGTGTAGGGGATGGGCGGCCCGGCCAGGCGCAGCAGGGTCCCGCGAGGCCTCGTGTGGCCGAAGTCGGTCAGCTTAAAGTGTCGACAGTCCGGGTCGCACACCAGGACGTTCTCCGGCTTCAGGTCCCGGTACACCAGGCCGCGGGCGTGGATGTACTCCAGGGCGGAGGCCAGCTGGGCGGCGCAGCGGTGCACTGCAGGCTGTGGGAGGCCCACCTGCGGGGAGAGGGGTCAGGGCCCAGTGCCCCGAGGCCACGGAAAGCAACCGAGACCGCGGGGCCCCTCCTCAGCCCAGGAAGCAGGCCCAGGACACTAAGGAGGCCGGTAAGGAAGATGGTGAATAGCGCCGTGAGGCCGTGTGACCTGTGAGGCCTGTGGGTTTAGGAGGCCTAGGGTGACCCCATAAGGCCTACTGTGACCCCATGGGGCTTGTGGGTGTAGTGGGGCCTAGGGTGACCCTGTGAGGCCTAGTGTGGCCTGTGAGGCCTGTGGGTTTAGTGGGGCCTAGTGTGACCCCATGAGGCCTGTGGGTTTAGTGGGGCCTAGTGTGACCTGTGAGGCCTGTGGGTTTAGGGGGCCTAGAGTGACCCCATAAGGCCTAGTGTGACTCTATGAGGCCTGTGGGTTTAGTGGGACCTGGGGTGACCCCATGGGGCCTGTGGGTTTAGTGGGGCCTGGGGCAACCCTGTAGGGCCTGTAGGTTAAGCGGGGCCTCGGGTGACCCTGTAGGGCCTGTGACTTGATTGGGGTCCAGTGTGACCCGATGCTACCTGGTGGGTCTCCATAGTGTATCGTGTGGGTTCTGTGATGTCTGTGAACTCCAAAGAGGCCTAACAACTCCACGAGTCCTGTGGGCCCCGTGAGGGGCCTCCGGCGGGTAGGGGAGGCCCGGGGAGGCCCAACGCAGTGGCTGTGGTTCCTGCGGCCCAGGCTGCTGAGGCGGGAGAGGCACTCGAAGGCGGCGTGGGGTCTGCCTACGCACCTTGGGCTGGATGAAGGCCATGAGGTCCCCGTGCAGGACGGGCTCCGTCAGGAAGCTGTAGGATTGTGCTGACTCGATGCCAATGCCGTAGGCTGTCACGATGGCTGAGTGCACGCCCAGCGAGAGCCCCACACAGAACTCGTACAGGAAGCCGCGGAGGGACGTGCGGGGTTTCGGGAGCTGCTTCAGTGCCAGGGGTGTGCCTGGGGCAGAGGGACAAGTGTGGGAGGCGTGCAGAAGCCAAGGGCCACCTGGGCCAGCTGCTCTGTTCCCCTGTGGTCCCCCCGATGGCCCCTCAGCTTGGACTCTTTCCCATAGGCCATCTCCACCTCCTCCAACTCCCACCTCCCTCCAGAGCCCACCCTAACAGCACGGCCACCACGCAAGCATCACCAGCAGTGCCAATAGTTACAGCACGCTAGGGCCCAGCTGGGGGCTCAGGCCTGAAATCCCAATGCTTTCAGAGACCGAGGCGGGAGGCtactttgaggccaggagtttacgaccagcccggacaacacaatgagaccctatctctaaaaaaagttttaaaaaggccgggcactgtggctcacgcctgtaatcccagcactttgggaggctgaggcgggtggatcgctcgaggtcaggagttcgagaccagcctggtcaacatggtgaaaccccttctctactagaaacacaaaaaactagtcgaatgtggtggcgcatgcctgtaatctcagctactctgcaggctgaggcaggagaattacttgaacccgggaggcagaggttgcagtgagccgagattgtgccactgcactccagtctgggcaacagagtaaaaaaaaatttttttttaattagctgagcgtggtggcatctctagaaaattaaataaaacagtaaCAGTATGTGGTGAATTTCTACCCTGCTTTCTTACAAGCCCATAGCCATGGAGATGGAGGGATACCATGAAATTTCTCCAATGACCTCATTTGGCTTCTCATGACAGCAAACCCGTGTTTGAGGCAAAAAGGTATTTTTGAGACACCTGGGGGAAAGGTAACCTATACTGGGTAAGAAAGCCAGTTAGGAATTGTGGATCTTGTCACGAGTGGAAACGATTTCCTAGGAGCTAAACTCCCTGAAGACAGGAACTTCTGatgttgtcctttttttttttttttttttttttttgagatgcagtttcacgcttgttgcccaggctggagtgcaatggtgcgatcttggctcactgcaacctctgcctcccgggtccaagcgattctcctgcctcagcctcccgagtagctgggattacaggcatctgccaccatacccagctaatttttatatttttagtagagatgggatttcaccatgttggtcaggctggtctcgaactcctggcctcaggtgatgacctgcctcagcctcctgaagcgttgagattacaggtatgagccactacacatacccccccacctttttttttttttttaaagacagggtttttctctgtcttccaggctggagggcggcAGCacagtcgtggctcactgcaacctccacctccagggctcaggtgagtctcctgcccaggcctcccgagtagctgggactacatttgTGCATCACCACACAGGGCTAAttgcacacccagctaattttttttttttccctgacgCCAGAAATTCCTGCTaactggctaagtttttaaaaaaaaaaatctgggccgggcgcggtggctcaagcctgtaatcccagcactttgggaggccgagacgggcggatcacgaggtcaggagatcgagaccatcctgggtaacacagtgaaaccccgtctctactaaaaatacaaaaacttagccgggcgaggtggcaggcgcctgtagtcccagctactcgggaggctgaggcaggagaatggcgtgaacccgggaggcggagcttgcagtgagctgagatccggccactgcactccagcctgggcgacagagcgagactccgtctcaaaaaaaaaaaaaaaactgtagagacagtctcgctatgttgcccaggctggtctcaaactcctaggctcaagcaatcctcctgccttggcctcccaaagtgctgggattacaggtgtgagctgctgcgcccggcTTGGTTTCTTTAATTTCTGAGCCATCAGCTGCCAGGTGCAGGTTCAGTGAAACGCCCGTGGAGGGGCCTCCTTGGCATCGCCCCCACCCGTTACTGCTCATGCCTCCGGCTCTGTGAGCACCCAGGGCTGGATCTCTGAGTCTGTGCCTCTTCCCGAGGTGTGCTGTTGCGTGGCCGCATTATTGCCCTGTGTGTTATtactgaattgtgtctccccaaaactCATATGTTGGAGTCCTAACCCCTCATACTGCtgaatgtggctgtatttggagagagggtctttaaagaggtaaaatgaggtcactagAGTGGGCGGGCCCTCATCcagtgtgactggtgtccttataagaagaggaaatcaggacacagacacgcacagagggacgaccatgtgaggacacagggagaagatggccaaaggcaagccaaggagaaaggcctcaggagaaccagccctgctgacatcttgatcttgggcttccagcCTCTAGAGCTGTGAGGAAACAGAGCTCtgttgttggccaggtgcggtggctcacgcctataatcccagctctttgggaggctgaggcaggaggatcacttgaggcaggtttgagaccagcctgggcaacacagtgagacctcatctttaaacaaaaatttaaaaattagccgggcgtggtggcatgcggctgtagtctcagctacttgtggagctgaggtgggcggatctcttgagcccaggaggtcaaagctgcaatcCACATACACCTCCAGCAACCACAGCAATCCACATACACCCCCAGCAACCACAGCAATCCACATACACCCCCAGCAACCACAGCAATCCACATACACCCCCAGCAACTACAGCAATCCACATACACCCCCAGCAACTACAGCAATCCACATACACCCCCAGCAACTACAGCAATCCACATACACCCCCAGCAACTACAGCAATCCACATACACCCCCAGCAACTACGGCAATCCACATACACCCCCAGCAACTAGAGCAATCCACATACACCCCCAGCAACTACAGCAATCCACATACACCCCCAGCAACCACAGCAATCCACATACACCCCCAGCAACTACGGCAATCCATATACACCCCCAGCAACTACGGCAATCCACATACACCCCCAGCAACCACAGCAATCCACATACACCCCCAGCAACTAGAGCAATCCACATACACCCCCAGCAACTACGGCAATCCACATACCCCAGCAACTATGGCAATCCACATACACCCCCAGCAACTAGAACAATCCACATACACCCCCAGCAACTATGGCAATCCACATACACCCCCAGCAACTACAGCAATCCACATACACCCCCAGCAACTACTGCAATCCACATACACCCCCAGCAACTAGAGCAATCCACATACACCCCCAGCAACTACGGCAATCCACATACATCCCCAGCAACTAGAACAATCCACATACACCCCCAGCAACTAGAGCAATCCACATACACCCCCAGC comes from Macaca fascicularis isolate 582-1 chromosome 19, T2T-MFA8v1.1 and encodes:
- the SBK2 gene encoding serine/threonine-protein kinase SBK2, whose product is MPGKQSEEGPVEAGASEDSEEEGLGGLTLEELQQGQEAARVLEDMMALSAQTLVRAEVDELYEEVRPLGQGRYGRVLLVTHRQKGTPLALKQLPKPRTSLRGFLYEFCVGLSLGVHSAIVTAYGIGIESAQSYSFLTEPVLHGDLMAFIQPKVGLPQPAVHRCAAQLASALEYIHARGLVYRDLKPENVLVCDPDCRHFKLTDFGHTRPRGTLLRLAGPPIPYTAPELCAPPPLPEGLPIQPALDAWALGVLVFCLLTGYFPWDQPLAEADPFYEDFLIWQASGQPQDRPQPWFGLAPAADALLWGLLDPHPRRRSAVSSIREHLGRPWRQREGEAEEVGGVEEEAGQ